The Photobacterium sanguinicancri genome includes the window GAGTTGCCTAAATTTCTTGATTGGATCAAAACACGTCCAATTCAATTGCGCTTTATTGAGTTAATGCAAACCGGTGAGATGGACAATTTGTTCAAGAAACACCATGTCTCAGGGGTAAGTATTCGTAATCACCTGATTGCGAATGGCTGGATTTTGAAACTCAAAAGCAGCAATGATGGCCCCGCTCAGGTTTTTTGTCATCCAGACTACATGGGTGAGATTGGCCTCATCATGCCGTACGAAAAAGACTTTTGCCAAAGTTGTAATCGTCTGCGTGTTTCTGCAAAAGGTAAGCTTCACCTTTGTCTATTTGGTGACCAAGGTATCGAATTACGTGATTTACTAGAGCAAAACGAGCAACGTGATGCTTTAATTGCCCGCATTCAAGGCGGTTTGCAACAAAAATCAGTAAGTCACTTTTTGCAAGACGGAAACACGGGTATGACCCCACACCTAGCCTCTATTGGCGGTTAATTCTATCGCAGAGTAGGCGCATGCTTACTCTGTGCGAACATCATTCTGAGAACTCAAAAACATGACCCAATTTACCCACATCAATGCTTCTGGCGAAGCGAACATGGTGGATGTTTCTGCGAAAACTGACACTGTCCGTGAAGCTCGCGCTGAAGCTTTTGTTCATATGGCTCCTGAAACGTTAGCACTCATTGTTTCTGGCGATCACCATAAAGGTGATGTTTTCGCAACAGCACGTATTGCGGGCATTCAAGCCGCTAAGAAAACATGGGATTTGATCCCTCTTTGTCATCCATTGCTGCTTTCTAAAGTTGAAGTGCAGTTAGAAGCCATTGAAGCTGAAAGCAAAGTACGCATTGAATCTTGCTGTAAATTGGCAGGTAAAACAGGTGTTGAAATGGAAGCACTGACTGCAGCATCTGTTGCGGCGCTGACTATCTATGACATGTGTAAAGCTGTTCAGAAAGACATGGTGATAGATCAAGTCCGTCTACTTGAAAAAACGGGTGGTAAATCAGGTCATTTTAAGGTGGAAGCATGATTAACGTCCTTTTCTTTGCCCAAGTGAAAGAGCTTGTGGGTACTGATAAACTTGAGATTGCTGCTGAATTTACAACGGCTGATGCACTACGTGAACATTTAGCACAACGCGGTGATAAGTGGGAATTAGCTTTAGAGAAAGGTAAACTGCTTGTTGCTGTCAACCAAACCATTTGTGCGTTAGATAGCGCGATTACCGATGGTGACGAAGTGGCTTTCTTTCCGCCAGTAACTGGGGGTTAAGAATGATCTCAGTACAAGAAGCAGATTTCTCTGTTGCTGAAGAATACGAGCGCTTAGCGCAAGGTACCAGTGCTGGCGCTGTTGTCACTTTCATTGGTAAAGTGCGTGATTTTAACCAAGGTGACGATGTTACTGGGTTATCGCTTGAGCATTACCCTGGCATGACGGAAAAGTCGCTAGAGAAAATTGTTGAGCAAGCGAATGAGCGCTGGCCATTAATTGCTACACGTGTCATTCACCGTGTAGGCGATTTAGAGCTGGGCGATCAAATTGTGTTTGTTGGCGTATCAAGTGCACACCGTGGCGCTGCTTTTCAGGCATGTGAGTTCATTATGGATTACTTGAAAACACAAGCGCCGTTTTGGAAGAAAGAGCGTACAGCGGAAGCAACTCGTTGGGTTGATGCGCGTGATACCGACACAAGCGCTGCAGATCGCTGGAATCAAGATTAACCGATTATTTAGCGATAAAGTGAGTATTGAGAGAAAGGAGCTTATTAGCTCCTTTTTTTATGGCTTCATTTCCTGTCCTGCGTGCTAATTTTTAAGCGCATTGCTCTACTCAAATAATATGTTGTCGTGAAACGGCAGATGTATATCAATCCTACCCATTATTAAATCCTTCTTGTTAGTTTAATCCTATGCCTAGCTCTACCTGTTTTCTTGGGCAATATTTTGTTTGGCTCATCAATTGAATTGATATTCTTGAATGCTATTTTGACTACATTTTCATTTGTTGCTTTTTCTAATGAAAGGCGTAAAAACTGTTATTTAGATAAGCATTCATTTCTTTTTTTAGCTGCTTATGAATATAAAAGACACTTTTTGCTAATTTATTACGCTTGTTTTAGCTTGAGATTTAAGTTTGAATTCCTTTATTTTAGGGGCTTAGAGTGGTGAATTGGAGGTGTGAATAATCTTTCTTGTATATTCGGGTTTTGTTTCATAAAACACTGTGCTATGTTCAATTTAACAGCATAAATAACCTGTATATGTGAATGGTTATATTTTATTTGAGTGTGTTAAATGTGTTACGCGATTAAGTATCATGCAATAGAAGGAGAGACATTATGATCAGGAGCGATCGCTTACTCTACGACATTGCCCCAGAAGGCTTTGGTGAACGTCATTGTGAATCTTGGGATACTTGGCGCGTGCGAGCACATACCATGTTGCCGCAGTTTCCTGATGAAGTATTAGAGCAGTGGCTTTATCGCCACTGGAAGGGGGTACTGTGCAATTGGGGATGGCTAGACTTCAGTGCGATGAGTTTTACGAAACAGTCGTGGAGCAGTGATAAGATCTTATCTGAGATCTGTACACCACATGATGATGTGATTGATAAGCTATCTCGTCGTATGAGCAACCCTATTTTTCAGCGCAGCTGGCTTGTACAAAACATGCAAGACACTGGAACCTGGCCTGTAGCACCGATTGTACTTGAGTATGAGCGTGATTTGTACGCCACCAATGGCCGTGTACTAAAAGCGCCATTTAATTTACTGGAAGGTCATCACCGCTTTGCTTACTTAAAGAACTTGTCTGAGAATCATGAGTTCATCCAAGATAAGCATGAAATATGGGTCGCTAAGATCCCTGTTCATTAGAGCGCCAACCTTATTTAGGACGAGACACAATCTATATAAAAAGGCCGATTATTCGGCCTTTTTATTGGGGCGGAGATATAATCGATAGTCTTTTAGTCAAATTCCCACTTCACACCCATGCTCATCTCACCGTCTTCGTTAGATTGCATGTGAGTTTCTATACCTTGGCCTGGAAATTGGGTGATATAACATGCGCTATCATTTTTTTTCTGTTGGCTCTGTTTAGCGCTTAATTGATCTTGTGTGATGTATACGCAGTCATCGCCACTGAGTTGTTGCTGCGTTGGTGTCGTGCTGGTTGAATACGCAGAAGGTTGCCAGTCTGTGGATTCTGCGGCTAGCGTTTGATTGTTTAATGCTACAAGCTCTGTGGGTTTTGCAATTGTAGCTTGGCTGTTTAGCTCTGTTAGAAATGTTTCACCAGCAAAAGTGGGGCAGGCTGATAACGTTAAATACGCGGCTAATAAAGAGTGTGTTTTCATGAATGATCCTTTGGCTTATTTTATTTGGTTAATGATGCCAGTGAGTCGATGTGTTTAAGCGGCACTAACACTTCTGTGTCGTTGCTTCTTTTTGCTTGATATTATTTTTTGTAATAAATACTAATGTCTTTTTGTTTACCTTTCCGAAGAACGGTTAAATTCAATCTTTTACTTCGGCTGATATACAAACTATTGGATTTGTCGAGATAGACGTTGCAGTAATCATTCTGAGAGAAAATAGACTTATTCGAACCATTGATGGCGATGATCTGGTCACCATTCTTCAGCCCTGCTTGATGAGCGAGCATCCCCTTAGCAACATGTGACGTTAAAAGCTTTCCATCTGGTGTTAGATCTAAGTTGAAGCCATATCTGGGTAAAGATAATCCATCTTCTTCTTTACTAATGGGCTTGAGCCAAAGCACTCGGGATGGGAAGTCAATAATGGTTTTAAAGTAACTGAGAAAGCCCACACCAGCGAGAGATATCCCTTCTTTTACTTGAAC containing:
- the moaD gene encoding molybdopterin synthase sulfur carrier subunit; its protein translation is MINVLFFAQVKELVGTDKLEIAAEFTTADALREHLAQRGDKWELALEKGKLLVAVNQTICALDSAITDGDEVAFFPPVTGG
- the moaC gene encoding cyclic pyranopterin monophosphate synthase MoaC; amino-acid sequence: MTQFTHINASGEANMVDVSAKTDTVREARAEAFVHMAPETLALIVSGDHHKGDVFATARIAGIQAAKKTWDLIPLCHPLLLSKVEVQLEAIEAESKVRIESCCKLAGKTGVEMEALTAASVAALTIYDMCKAVQKDMVIDQVRLLEKTGGKSGHFKVEA
- the moaE gene encoding molybdopterin synthase catalytic subunit MoaE codes for the protein MISVQEADFSVAEEYERLAQGTSAGAVVTFIGKVRDFNQGDDVTGLSLEHYPGMTEKSLEKIVEQANERWPLIATRVIHRVGDLELGDQIVFVGVSSAHRGAAFQACEFIMDYLKTQAPFWKKERTAEATRWVDARDTDTSAADRWNQD